Within Hydra vulgaris chromosome 02, alternate assembly HydraT2T_AEP, the genomic segment CGCTGAAATTCATTTGGCTCTTCAAACTCAATCAGAGCTAACAGCATTCTTAGCTTTGTTTCAGAAGGAACTTCTTTATCCCCAAAGGACAAAACACAGAGTTGCGGAGTTAAGTACAACGTATGGTGTCCCATGCTGAGAAGCAAAGCATTTCCAATATTCTTACTAACTTTTCTCAATGCATAGGCTGTCTGGATAGCTTTCAAATCATTGTAGGGAGCCAGAAatcctaaaaaactttttaaaaaccatggAACATAGCAAATTGCAATGAACAAACTTGCATCCTTCAACTGCAGCACTTCTTTTTCTGTCAAGATATTACTGATATCTTTAGTCATATAAAGAGTCAGGATGTAGATCGCATCTGCTAAAAACCTTGCCTCATGGCTGCTAAAAACTTTGCCTCAGGTTGATGGAACTTAAAATCTTGTACTTCCACTCCAAGGAAGAAGGAGGCAAGCTTACAAACTATACCATAATCATTCCTTGAAAACGCTATATCAGTAGTTGCATTAGTCAAAAATGTCTTAGCTTCCTCTGCAACAGTGCGAAGAACAGAGCCAATCTTCAGATCATCTCTTTGCCAgtccaatttacataaatttttcacttCATTCACTTTCTCACAGATTTCAGGCTACTTGTTCTTTAGCTTGACATAAAGAGCTCTTCTTGGACCTTTAGTTTTCTCACCAGTAAGGGCAGCCATATAGTGAGATACATGTACTTCATATATGTGTCTCCTACACATTATCTACAAAAttggtaatttcaaaatatctgtATTTCAAAATATCTGTATAAAATATCTGAATTTGGACTGCTCCATTTACTCCGCCTGTATTGCTTGCAGTTGTATCACAGCATATACCAATGATCTGCTCTGTACATCCgtaatattctaaaagattgtGCATTAGTTCTGCTTGGTCAACTCCCTTTGAAGAGGGACATTGAACAACACCTAAAAGATGGTCTTCCATGGTATCGTCATCCGGGGAACTCACTGAGACTGCAAGTCGCTCAATTTTTTGGATAATGTTAAGCCCAGTGGTAATTTGTTCCAACAGTTTGGTATCAAAATGAAGAATAAGCCGTCAACCTTTAAGATGATTAGATATTGAAATCCACTCCGAGTCTCCTTCATGTTCtacatatttgaacttttttctatgAAGTGTGCTTCTTGAAAGCGgtatatcattaatttctatACCTCCAGCTTTAAATACTTCACTTAAAATTTCCAGATGAGGTGGTACACCAACATTGAACCTTGTTGCTGGAACAGCAGTACATTCTATGAGCTTTTCAACATTAACTGCTAGATTTATCGTATCTCCAGAATTGTACCTaggtatcattttataatatttttctacctatttataattatatacttttcaataaaacagctttagcttgtgaaaattacaactatgttattaaaataatactataccTGCGTTTCCGACAGTTACCCAGGAAATCATCTTCCTCACTGATTTCACAGTCCTCGTTTGACTTTTCTTCCTCACTGCTGAATTGAATCTCTTCTGTCATGGAGTCATGTGACAACAAAACATCATTgatatcttttaagtttttctgtcTCTCTAATTCTTTCTCTCTCAACTTATCTAGCTTGTTATTTCTCCTGTTTGCATCCAGTACTCTTCTACTGTAGTCTTCATCGACTTTTGTTTCCATATATCCTTTCCTATGTAACTTCTGGTcttcataaaaactaagaaatatttaaatctattaagccatttataaataaattaataattgttctAGTTTTTCTTGGAAGATGACCAAACCATGTAAAGAGttaaacgtaaatattttaaaggaaataatatgctattacttaagttacttttaattggaaaaaaaatctcactactaaaaaaagtgttatttaatgaaCTTACTTTATATCTTCCAGCTTGGCATCATCTGTTCTCAATCTATCAGcaagaatatcttttttaaaattcttagtcGAGATGTCAAAAAGCTGATAGGATTCTGTGAGAAAATCTTTCTCTAACTTTGATTGCTTATCAAGACTGTTGTTCCAGTTTAGAGAagacaatttaatcaatttcttgtattttaaattaagtttaataattttagtctTTGTACCCACAAATCACAAATTTCTTGCCAAACCCAGCattatcccaaatttttttaatcctagATACCAAGCGAGAACTATCAGGATCTGTACAAACACCATTTTCACAAACAAGATCCTTGGATTTCGATTtcaatttgcaaccaacattagTAGAAGTGGGTTTGTATTTAACTTGTGACTCGCAAAGGATAAATTGATAGTATCTAAGAATATCACCATTAGATGGAAGCTGTCTCTGAGGTAACTCCCTCAGTGGGTACTTCAATAGGTAAATATACCTCAACCTTTCTGTATTTTTCCGTTTTATCTTATTCTGTCCtatcatcttcttttttttagctgttctacccatttttatatgaatttcgaaataatcagttttttaactaaatttatactAAATGTTACACTTGCATCAAAAATCTATGAAGTCGTTATTCCCTCTcgtataatattttatctaagtttaccgTTACGGCTTTTATAACTGTTTACACAAGAATTTCTTTGTGCACAAATAAttccatttagaaattttttccttcaaaaaaaatttctaaatggagTTATTTGTGAACCAATCCATGGGGAATTATACGAACTAATAATATTGTCCAGAGGGAAAAATATCAATCTCTAACAATGTTCATAGGGAATGATcctattctttaataatatcctatgggaattatttgtgtactaattattacatcatattaaaacatattgaaatacTAGATAGCgctgttttttagtaaatacaCGTAAGTGTACAAAACCGTAAAACTCAGAATTTACATCTATCACttctagtcattaaaaaattaaaaaaaagattttggtagCTATTTAGGACCTATACAATGGGGATCAGTTGAGAgcacattgaaattttaaaaaaagtgtgtttttgggacaccctaatgaTTATGCAATAAACCAAGTGATTATGCAATAAACCAATTTATTACCTTGAATATATCACTAAATTATGCTTTTTGGGTACAAagaagttatttaataatttaataaaaatttacattaataataaaaattaaattaagttgtATAGCTTTTTACTAAACCTTAATATTTTAGGGAGTTTTTTTAGCAAGATTTTAttggacaaaaaaattttattcaaaagatcttaaataaacattcttaaaaaattagagtaacatttaagaaaaaacaacttgCTTTAACTTGAGATAAAAGAATTGTAAACACAGAATGAGATCGACTGCTTTTATCATTCATTCCAGTTGAAGCAGTGGCTCGATTTTTGTTTCCCACTTCTAACCAATCAACTATATCCATATGAGATCCAACATTATGcctataataataaacaatttcttcacatgcatatatacaaataacatgtatatatacaaataatatgtatatatacaaataaaatgtatatatacaaatattctaAACCAATATCAAAAGTCAACTAATTATTGCtaaataaagtcattatttttaccaataaaaataagttaaacaataaaacacaacattaaaaaaaaaaagagggaaTGACCTACAATGCCAAACCTTGAACATAAGGACCATAGTCTGGATGTTCTCGAACACATAAACGAGACTTAGTATCATTCACTGAGAGCAAGTCAAAGATCTTCTCATTGTATATCTCAAAAAAACTGATTTGTGCAGaatactttttctaaaatatatttatgttgaaGGTATAatctattaatttataatataaaaacaaggcAAACATAAGCAAgattatgtaattatattataaaaaattatgttgaagaaataaaaaagttgatataacAGTCAAACTAAAAGGTTACTATGATACTGTAAGCTTACGAATTTTCCACATGAAGAAACTATAAATATGGCTGCAGATTTGTTCTTTAAAGACAAAactcaaaatacttttaaaaaactcatttagaTATTCAATTAGATATGAAACATacgaaaataaataaaagagataAAGAGCAAGAAtctgattgaaaaaaaactatcgtatgagtcaggaaaacataaagatgggagaAAATTCCAAATGATTagtgttaaaattataaaaaaaattattttccaacTTGTTTCATTCAAAGCAatcttcataaatatatatacatacatatatatatatatatatatatatatatatatatatatatatatatatatatatatatatatatatatatatatacacagtattggacaaaacatttgtaaccaacatcgaacaatgctaaaaagttttcctaattttacatgtcttaaaaacgaaacgaactatactaccacagcaaacagttcaggagtctggagtcatagcatgccatgacaggagcaatcagctgacaggtgacagcacacaggcagaatttcgttgataagtgccattttgcagtggacaaaacaagtgcaacttttttggtttgtttcatttttttaagtctggtccgtgtcaacgtcacggaagttttttaataattaaaggaagtatccagaagtttcaagaagcatgcagaagcttccagaagtttccagaagaagcatctggaagcatccagtaGCATCCAGAAATATCCAGAAACATTTAGAAGCAttcagacgcatccagaagcgtccagaagcatcgaaaagaagcatctagaatcttccagaacaggtttacacaggttcattttactatataagagacatgtaaatcagcatgtaattcagtcagtatatggaagtcaatcagtcagtattatcaagacagtttatcgaagtgagttttatcaaagtgttttatcaaagaacatcaatacaagaagtgaaatacaacaagtgtttcattacatcaatacagtccacatccaaccaagacgttgtgttccacagagcattattgtatcatcacaaggtaaatgcaacacggtaagccttgagaagcgtgattatttatttatattatttttatgacctCCAGTGCAATAATGTCTCCctacagtcttggattggaactaagaaagaaaattattggcgattacgtaagtggaatgtcacaaaaaagtatttgtgataaatatcgtgtgaaaaaatggaccgtatcaagactatgttccaaatatcgttctacgaggaagttggcagcagataacaaaggtggaagaccgcattccaccacttctagagaggattctatgatcgtcagatccgtcaagaaagatccctggatatcatcagtcgagatacaaaagcaattagagctgcctgtattggaccgaacaatcagacgacgtgctgttgaagttGGATTGTTTTCTCAACgtcctgcaaagaaaccgctgatttcactaaaaaaccagaagaaaagactcctgtttgctacatctcatattgattggaatgtgcagaaatggcgagcTGTCcggttcagtgatgaatcgaagttcaacatcattgggagcgatggcatttgccgtgtacgtcgaccggccggaaaacgcctcgatttacgttaatGCCATAAGactgtgaagcatggtggaggcaatgtaatggtctgggggtatTTTTCTGCTAAcagtctaggtccaatacatcgaaacgatggaataatggaccgtttcatgtataaaaatatcctgaaagatgttatgttacctcatgctgaatggaatatgccaataaaatgggtttttcagcaagacaacgatccgaaacacactgcaaaagtagtcaagcagtggtttcaagacaaccacctatcggtgatggattggccgcctcaatctccggatcttaaccatatcgagaacctgtgggagatcgtcaaccccagaattaatcgtgaaggtgttcgtaataaggatcaactgtttgaacaaatccaaaaagcctgggcagcgattccacaaagtttcattgaccacctgatcgaatctaggcctcgaagatgcaaggctgtgatggacaacaaaggattcgtcACAAAATAtggatagcgaaatacagcttggtcaacattttgtcgagttgcacttgttttgtccagaaggaaatcaactttttttaatacttttgattaatttattaatt encodes:
- the LOC136076806 gene encoding uncharacterized protein LOC136076806, producing the protein MGRTAKKKKMIGQNKIKRKNTERLRYIYLLKYPLRELPQRQLPSNGDILRYYQFILCESQVKYKPTSTNVGCKLKSKSKDLVCENGVCTDPDSSRLKLIKLSSLNWNNSLDKQSKLEKDFLTESYQLFDISTKNFKKDILADRLRTDDAKLEDINFYEDQKLHRKGYMETKVDEDYSRRVLDANRRNNKLDKLREKELERQKNLKDINDVLLSHDSMTEEIQFSSEEEKSNEDCEISEEDDFLGNCRKRRYSIILIT